The proteins below are encoded in one region of Rhodopirellula halodulae:
- a CDS encoding YifB family Mg chelatase-like AAA ATPase yields the protein MLARLKTFTLLGIEAMPVDVEVDISPAAMPKTILVGLPEAAVRESTHRVERAIVNSGFTRPQDRVVINLAPGDLPKQAPSFDLPVALGVLAGSGQLALDRLEDYAVVGELALEGITRPVKGALSIAIEAAKDKSLKGLVVPSESAAEAAVVEDLEVIAVDSLSQCVAFFAGEIDVPPVPSGVAEIFEAFSEYEVDFADVRGQESAKRAMTIAAAGRHNLLMIGPPGSGKTMLAKRVPTILPPLVPGESIETTRIYSAVGQLPAKQPLLARRPFRSPHHTISDAGLVGGGSPPAPGEISKAHNGILFLDELPEFNRKTLEVMRQPLEDGVVTISRALRSTTFPADFMLIAAANPCPCGYRSDPRRSCNCTPPQIERYMGKISGPLLDRVDIHIEVPAVPFEELSSRSASSETSETMRETVMQARDVQAERFAGSPIRYNAQMSSRQTRQYCELSDSSKALLKAGVESLGLSARAHDKILRVARTIADLAGEPSILEEHLAEAIGYRNLDADLWV from the coding sequence ATGCTTGCACGGCTGAAGACGTTCACTTTGCTCGGGATCGAAGCGATGCCCGTCGACGTCGAGGTGGACATCTCTCCGGCGGCCATGCCCAAAACCATCCTGGTTGGATTGCCCGAAGCCGCCGTTCGTGAAAGCACGCATCGCGTCGAACGAGCCATCGTCAACAGCGGCTTCACACGCCCGCAGGATCGCGTCGTCATCAACTTGGCCCCGGGGGATCTTCCCAAGCAGGCTCCGTCGTTCGATTTGCCCGTGGCACTGGGAGTGTTGGCGGGCAGTGGTCAATTGGCCTTGGATCGGCTGGAAGATTACGCGGTCGTCGGCGAGTTGGCTTTGGAAGGCATCACGCGGCCGGTCAAAGGAGCCTTGTCGATCGCCATCGAAGCGGCCAAGGACAAATCGTTGAAAGGATTGGTTGTGCCCAGTGAGTCCGCCGCGGAAGCCGCCGTGGTGGAAGACTTGGAAGTCATCGCCGTTGATAGCCTGTCGCAATGCGTCGCGTTCTTCGCGGGCGAGATCGATGTGCCACCGGTCCCCAGCGGCGTTGCTGAGATCTTCGAAGCGTTCAGCGAATACGAAGTCGACTTCGCCGATGTCCGAGGCCAAGAATCAGCCAAACGCGCCATGACCATCGCCGCCGCGGGTCGCCACAATTTGCTGATGATCGGTCCGCCGGGAAGCGGGAAAACCATGTTGGCCAAACGCGTGCCGACGATCTTGCCTCCTTTGGTGCCCGGTGAGTCGATTGAAACGACTCGCATCTACAGCGCGGTGGGGCAGCTACCAGCCAAGCAACCGTTGCTCGCCCGACGGCCGTTTCGGAGTCCTCACCACACGATCAGTGACGCGGGTTTGGTTGGTGGCGGCAGTCCACCCGCACCCGGCGAGATCAGCAAGGCTCACAACGGAATCTTGTTTTTGGATGAGTTGCCAGAGTTCAATCGCAAGACGCTGGAGGTCATGCGACAACCGCTCGAAGACGGCGTTGTCACGATCTCGCGTGCTCTCCGAAGCACGACCTTTCCCGCGGACTTCATGCTGATCGCGGCGGCGAACCCGTGCCCTTGCGGTTACAGGTCGGACCCACGGCGAAGTTGCAATTGCACGCCGCCACAAATCGAACGTTACATGGGGAAGATCTCGGGACCGTTGCTCGATCGAGTGGACATCCACATCGAGGTTCCCGCGGTTCCATTCGAAGAGTTGTCGTCACGCAGCGCGTCGAGTGAGACCAGCGAAACGATGCGCGAAACGGTCATGCAGGCTCGCGATGTCCAAGCCGAACGATTTGCGGGCAGCCCGATACGTTACAACGCCCAGATGAGCAGTCGGCAAACGCGTCAGTACTGCGAGCTGAGTGATTCCAGCAAGGCTTTGTTGAAAGCGGGGGTGGAATCGTTGGGATTGTCCGCTCGGGCCCACGACAAGATTCTGCGGGTCGCTCGAACGATCGCGGATTTGGCCGGCGAACCATCCATTCTCGAAGAACACCTGGCCGAAGCCATCGGCTACCGAAACCTCGATGCCGATTTGTGGGTCTGA
- a CDS encoding KdsC family phosphatase gives MFSDREVAGKIQCILSDVDGVLSDGKLYYDSTGAETKTFHVRDGYGIKAWMNAGLHFGIITARHSDALSRRAKELGIHHVVQNSSDKWATATEMMSAMGVTPEQVCYIGDDVPDIAVMHRVALAAAPDDASIDAREAAHWITRLPGGTGAVRELIERLMRAADRWPSVSKEPPC, from the coding sequence TTGTTCTCGGATCGTGAAGTCGCCGGCAAAATCCAATGCATTTTGTCGGACGTGGATGGCGTGTTGAGTGATGGCAAGCTGTACTACGACTCCACCGGAGCCGAAACCAAAACCTTTCACGTTCGCGATGGCTATGGCATCAAAGCTTGGATGAACGCGGGGCTGCACTTCGGCATCATCACCGCGCGTCACAGCGATGCCCTGTCACGACGAGCCAAAGAATTGGGCATCCATCACGTGGTGCAAAATTCCAGCGACAAGTGGGCAACCGCGACGGAGATGATGTCCGCGATGGGTGTCACCCCCGAACAAGTTTGCTACATCGGCGACGATGTTCCCGACATCGCGGTCATGCATCGAGTGGCATTGGCCGCGGCCCCGGATGATGCGTCCATCGACGCCCGAGAAGCCGCTCACTGGATCACACGATTGCCCGGCGGAACCGGTGCGGTTCGCGAATTGATTGAACGATTGATGCGAGCCGCCGATCGGTGGCCGTCCGTCTCGAAAGAGCCTCCATGCTGA
- a CDS encoding KpsF/GutQ family sugar-phosphate isomerase, with amino-acid sequence MRDKSKDAIVAPRPQPTHGGSIPTLTPLSPLEQIRLVRETMVREADAIQKAATIASSDAAEAAAWISRCEGSIVLTGVGKAGLIAQKLVATLASTGSPAHFLHPIEAVHGDLGRVQAKDLVIAFSNSGRSEEVLRVVEYLKSQACGIIAVTADRENPLADLADHVVPIGRHREACPDGLAPTCSTSVMLAVGDAIAILASRLCGFTPDDFARFHPGGALGRKLTDVRQAMRPISECRVAPQTITIREAMMIGGSGRRSGAILLLDDQQRLSGIFTDSDLARLLQRRQETSLDEPIENFMTESPVCVAETERLPRAVELLSQRKISELPVVDEDQRPIGMIDITDLVATGDVRQATNTDRTETPSTTSNPNDDGPRCIPITSGD; translated from the coding sequence ATCCGCGACAAGAGCAAGGACGCGATTGTGGCTCCACGACCTCAACCCACACACGGCGGGTCCATCCCGACGTTAACGCCCCTCTCGCCTTTGGAACAAATCCGTCTGGTCCGCGAGACCATGGTGCGGGAAGCCGACGCGATTCAGAAAGCCGCCACCATCGCCTCGTCCGATGCCGCCGAAGCCGCGGCGTGGATCAGTCGCTGCGAAGGTTCGATCGTGCTGACCGGCGTGGGCAAAGCCGGACTGATCGCACAGAAGTTGGTCGCGACGTTGGCTAGCACCGGTTCGCCGGCTCACTTCCTGCATCCGATCGAAGCGGTGCACGGTGACCTCGGTCGAGTGCAAGCCAAAGACCTGGTCATCGCCTTTTCGAATTCCGGCCGCAGCGAAGAAGTCCTTCGCGTGGTCGAGTACCTGAAGTCACAAGCCTGCGGCATCATCGCCGTCACGGCGGATCGCGAAAATCCGTTGGCGGATCTTGCGGACCATGTCGTTCCGATTGGCCGACATCGTGAAGCCTGTCCCGATGGTTTGGCTCCCACCTGTTCCACCTCCGTGATGTTGGCGGTGGGCGACGCGATCGCCATCTTGGCTTCGCGTTTGTGTGGATTCACGCCAGACGACTTCGCTCGTTTCCATCCCGGCGGTGCACTGGGTCGCAAATTGACCGACGTGCGACAAGCCATGCGGCCGATCTCGGAATGCCGAGTCGCACCGCAGACCATCACGATTCGTGAAGCGATGATGATTGGGGGTTCCGGCCGACGTAGCGGGGCCATCTTGTTGCTGGACGATCAACAACGATTGTCCGGCATCTTCACCGACAGCGATCTCGCTCGACTGTTGCAACGACGCCAAGAGACCAGCTTGGACGAGCCCATCGAAAACTTCATGACCGAGAGCCCGGTTTGTGTCGCGGAGACCGAACGGTTGCCACGTGCGGTCGAACTGTTGTCGCAACGAAAGATCAGCGAGTTGCCTGTCGTGGACGAAGATCAACGCCCGATTGGAATGATCGACATCACGGACTTGGTAGCCACCGGCGATGTTCGCCAAGCGACCAATACAGATCGCACCGAAACGCCAAGCACCACAAGCAACCCAAACGATGACGGCCCACGCTGCATCCCCATCACCTCAGGAGACTGA